In the genome of Actinomycetota bacterium, one region contains:
- a CDS encoding DNA internalization-related competence protein ComEC/Rec2: MVLAIGVLAAPNRADSNLSAGGEPTGDHSEPPALAALPAGPGRLARAPPVLPAIAAAATFFLLGAGWTGLHEDRVRSSPLARLAPATVTVIGSLQDDPSAGRFGWSAIIGVSEVRVTGNGDGQADTVVPVHGSVWLEGSGSLPPARRGDRLRAEGKLERPGVGSFASFLASRSIAAVMQADRTVRLGPSSNPLVRAAQVVRGTLLREVRSLFGRREAGLLMGLALGDTSMLDPGDEEHFRATGLGHLLAVSGENVAMVLAPVLGLALLLRLSRWGRFLLGISTVLFFVVLTGGEPSVMRAGVMAWLALLGVLLGRPRSTATILGGAVLVLLVSDPTLVSSLGFQLSVAATAGMVALASPIAARMRLLPRPLAIAAATTLAAQAGVSPLLLYQFHQVPGVTLPANLLAFPAVAPALLLGLAAAAAALVVHPLGQLLAALASIPIRYLEGLADRLASAPIPSMTSGGGVAVLVVGLLVVLVLAWFLRSGRRLPRPALVAGAMVLPLFVWSTALRAGPPGGLVVHFFDVGEGDAALVTSPGGASVLIDGGPDPQQVATKLAALGVRRLDAVVATHPHLDHYMGLPAVLARFPVGLVLDTGCHPPESRTAWYEQFLRAVQQEGIREEHPRAGDVIRVGDLRLDILNPDRCWHGSNSDPNNDSIVILLSYLEDTVLFSNEPEAAAQQAMLDAHEPLTAEVLNVPHHGAGTSILPFFQAVHEQLAVVSVGPNTYGHPVPQTLDELRQSGARVMRTDHSGDVEVSFTEAGILVHAGRGRALLLQSAA, translated from the coding sequence GTGGTGCTGGCGATCGGGGTGCTGGCGGCGCCCAATCGGGCCGACTCGAATCTGAGCGCTGGTGGGGAGCCAACCGGGGACCACTCGGAGCCGCCCGCGCTGGCCGCGCTGCCAGCGGGGCCGGGCCGGCTGGCCAGAGCCCCGCCCGTCCTCCCCGCCATCGCGGCAGCCGCCACCTTCTTCCTGCTCGGCGCGGGGTGGACGGGGCTGCACGAGGATCGGGTGAGGTCGTCGCCCCTGGCGAGGCTGGCCCCGGCCACCGTCACGGTGATCGGCTCGCTTCAGGACGACCCCTCGGCCGGCCGGTTCGGGTGGTCCGCCATCATCGGGGTGTCCGAGGTCCGGGTCACTGGGAACGGTGACGGCCAAGCCGACACGGTCGTCCCCGTTCACGGATCGGTATGGCTGGAGGGCTCGGGATCGCTGCCCCCGGCGCGCCGAGGGGACCGTCTCCGGGCGGAGGGGAAGCTCGAACGCCCGGGCGTGGGATCGTTCGCCTCATTCCTGGCGAGCCGGAGCATCGCGGCCGTCATGCAGGCCGACCGGACCGTCCGCTTGGGCCCGTCAAGCAATCCGTTGGTCCGCGCGGCGCAGGTCGTCCGCGGGACGCTGCTGCGCGAGGTCCGGTCGCTGTTCGGACGGCGCGAAGCCGGGCTGCTCATGGGCCTGGCCCTGGGCGACACGTCCATGCTCGACCCCGGGGACGAGGAGCATTTTCGGGCGACCGGCCTCGGGCACCTGCTCGCGGTGTCCGGGGAGAACGTGGCGATGGTGCTCGCCCCGGTCCTGGGCCTCGCCCTGCTGCTGCGGCTGAGCCGCTGGGGACGGTTCCTGCTGGGCATCTCGACGGTGCTCTTCTTCGTGGTGCTGACGGGCGGAGAGCCGTCGGTGATGCGCGCCGGGGTGATGGCGTGGCTGGCGCTGCTCGGCGTGCTGCTGGGGAGGCCCAGAAGCACCGCCACCATCCTGGGCGGGGCCGTGCTCGTCCTGCTGGTGTCGGACCCCACCCTGGTGAGCTCGCTCGGCTTCCAGCTCTCCGTGGCGGCCACGGCGGGAATGGTCGCCCTGGCGTCGCCCATCGCCGCCAGGATGCGCCTCCTCCCGCGCCCCCTGGCGATCGCGGCGGCGACCACCCTGGCCGCCCAGGCCGGCGTGTCTCCGCTCCTGCTGTACCAGTTCCACCAGGTGCCGGGGGTGACGCTGCCGGCCAACCTCCTGGCCTTCCCGGCGGTGGCGCCGGCCCTGCTGCTCGGCCTGGCCGCGGCCGCCGCGGCTCTGGTGGTGCACCCGCTCGGACAACTCCTCGCCGCGCTCGCCTCGATCCCGATCAGGTATCTGGAGGGTCTGGCCGACCGGCTGGCCAGCGCGCCGATCCCGTCCATGACCTCCGGGGGTGGGGTGGCGGTCCTCGTGGTGGGGCTCCTGGTGGTCCTGGTCCTGGCCTGGTTCCTGCGCTCGGGCCGGCGGCTCCCGCGGCCCGCGCTGGTCGCAGGGGCCATGGTCCTGCCGCTGTTCGTGTGGTCCACGGCCCTGCGCGCCGGGCCACCCGGCGGTCTTGTGGTGCACTTCTTCGACGTGGGGGAGGGCGACGCCGCGCTGGTCACCTCGCCGGGAGGAGCCTCCGTGCTCATCGACGGCGGCCCCGACCCCCAGCAGGTGGCCACCAAGCTGGCCGCGCTGGGCGTCCGGCGCCTGGACGCCGTGGTGGCCACCCATCCGCATCTCGACCACTACATGGGGCTGCCGGCGGTGCTGGCTCGTTTCCCGGTCGGGCTGGTCCTGGACACCGGGTGCCATCCCCCGGAGTCCCGCACAGCCTGGTACGAACAGTTCCTCCGAGCGGTGCAGCAGGAGGGCATCCGCGAGGAGCACCCGCGCGCGGGCGACGTGATCCGGGTGGGCGATCTTCGGCTGGACATCCTGAACCCGGATCGCTGCTGGCACGGCAGCAACTCGGATCCGAACAACGACTCGATCGTGATCCTGCTCTCGTATCTCGAGGACACGGTCCTCTTCTCCAACGAGCCGGAGGCGGCGGCGCAGCAGGCCATGCTCGATGCGCACGAGCCGCTCACGGCCGAGGTCCTCAACGTGCCGCACCATGGAGCGGGAACGTCGATCCTGCCCTTCTTCCAGGCCGTCCACGAACAGCTGGCGGTCGTGAGCGTGGGCCCGAACACCTACGGGCATCCCGTTCCGCAGACGCTCGACGAGCTCCGCCAGTCCGGCGCGAGGGTGATGCGAACCGACCACTCCGGCGACGTGGAGGTCTCGTTCACGGAGGCCGGCATCCTGGTCCATGCGGGGAGGGGCCGGGCGCTTCTCCTACAATCCGCGGCGTGA
- the lepA gene encoding translation elongation factor 4, whose protein sequence is MTETDHIRNFCIVAHIDHGKSTLADRLLELTHAVSAREMREQFLDRMDLERERGITIKAAAVRLLYEHDGTSHVMNLIDTPGHVDFTYEVSRSLAACEGAVLLVDAAQGVEAQTLANFHLAQEAGLVVIPALNKVDLPQADPEGTAAVVAELVGVAPEDVVRVSAKTGQGVEELMRVVIERVPPPAGEAGDPLRALIFDSIYDPYRGVLAYVRVKDGTLPTRARVRLMATRAETETEECGVFAPGPTPVKELGPGDVGYVVLGLKDVHQAKVGDTITLAARPAPEALPGYREPKPMVWSGLYPAEGGDYPALRDALERLQLSDAALVFEPESSQALGFGFRCGFLGLLHMDIVKERLEREFGLELIATAPNVEFRLVKGDEVWTVHNPSEMPAPGTYDRVEEPYVFATVVTPAEYLGPVLDLCQARRGNLLDMRYLSPERVEVHYLLPLAEIIFDFFDQLKSRTRGYASLDYEHWGYEPSDLVRVDILLHGEPVDAFSSVVHREKSYSYGKAMVDRLRELIPRQLFDVAIQAAIGSRIIARETVKAKRKDVLAKCYGGDITRKRKLLEKQKAGKARMRRVGRVDVPQEAFIAALRVDQRGSSRS, encoded by the coding sequence GTGACCGAGACCGACCACATCCGGAACTTCTGCATCGTGGCCCACATCGACCACGGCAAGTCGACGCTGGCCGACCGGCTGCTCGAGCTCACGCACGCGGTGTCGGCCCGCGAGATGCGGGAGCAGTTCCTGGACCGGATGGACCTCGAGCGCGAGCGTGGCATCACCATCAAGGCCGCCGCGGTGCGTCTGTTGTACGAGCACGACGGCACCAGCCACGTGATGAACCTCATCGACACGCCCGGCCACGTCGATTTCACCTACGAGGTCTCCCGGTCCCTGGCCGCGTGCGAGGGGGCGGTGCTGCTGGTGGACGCGGCCCAGGGCGTCGAGGCCCAGACGCTGGCGAACTTCCATCTGGCCCAGGAGGCCGGGCTCGTGGTGATCCCCGCCCTGAACAAAGTCGACCTCCCCCAGGCCGATCCCGAGGGGACGGCAGCGGTGGTGGCCGAGCTGGTTGGGGTGGCGCCGGAGGACGTGGTCCGGGTCTCCGCCAAGACCGGCCAGGGAGTGGAGGAGCTGATGCGGGTGGTGATCGAGCGGGTTCCTCCCCCGGCGGGCGAGGCGGGCGATCCGCTGCGGGCTCTCATCTTCGACTCCATCTACGACCCTTATCGCGGCGTGCTCGCGTACGTGCGGGTCAAGGACGGAACACTGCCAACCCGGGCCCGGGTCCGGCTGATGGCCACGCGGGCGGAGACGGAAACCGAGGAATGCGGTGTGTTCGCCCCCGGGCCCACCCCCGTGAAGGAGCTCGGGCCGGGCGACGTCGGCTACGTCGTGCTCGGTCTGAAGGACGTCCACCAGGCCAAGGTGGGCGACACCATCACGCTGGCCGCGCGGCCCGCGCCGGAGGCCCTCCCCGGCTACCGCGAGCCCAAGCCCATGGTGTGGAGCGGCCTGTACCCGGCCGAGGGAGGCGACTATCCGGCGCTCCGTGATGCGCTTGAGCGCCTCCAGCTCTCCGACGCCGCGCTCGTGTTCGAGCCGGAGTCGTCGCAAGCGCTCGGGTTCGGGTTCCGGTGCGGCTTCCTCGGTCTGCTGCACATGGACATCGTGAAGGAGCGCCTGGAGCGGGAGTTCGGCCTCGAGCTCATCGCCACGGCCCCCAACGTGGAGTTCCGGCTGGTCAAGGGGGACGAGGTGTGGACGGTGCACAACCCGTCCGAGATGCCCGCGCCCGGCACCTACGACCGCGTGGAGGAGCCGTACGTGTTCGCCACGGTGGTGACGCCCGCGGAGTACCTGGGGCCCGTGCTGGATCTCTGCCAGGCCCGGCGGGGCAACCTGCTCGACATGCGCTACCTGTCGCCCGAGCGGGTCGAGGTGCACTACCTGCTCCCGCTCGCCGAGATCATCTTCGACTTCTTCGACCAGCTGAAATCGCGGACACGCGGCTACGCATCGCTCGACTACGAGCACTGGGGCTACGAGCCCTCGGACCTCGTCCGTGTGGACATCCTGCTGCACGGCGAGCCGGTGGACGCGTTCTCCTCGGTGGTCCACCGGGAGAAGTCGTACTCATACGGCAAGGCCATGGTGGACCGGCTCCGCGAGCTGATCCCGCGGCAGCTGTTCGACGTGGCCATCCAGGCCGCCATCGGGAGCCGGATCATCGCCCGGGAGACGGTGAAGGCGAAGCGGAAGGACGTCCTGGCGAAGTGCTACGGGGGCGACATCACGCGCAAGCGGAAGCTGCTCGAGAAGCAAAAGGCCGGTAAGGCTCGCATGCGGCGGGTCGGGCGAGTGGACGTGCCGCAGGAGGCGTTCATCGCCGCGCTCCGGGTCGACCAGCGAGGGAGCAGCCGCTCATGA
- the holA gene encoding DNA polymerase III subunit delta: MSDAPGPVLLWGEDVFLLREAALERLAGVQPVEIDARDWQGGETADLATPSLFGERRALLVTGCRALPEHALSELAAYLGAPAPDAQLVLVADVAERGKAPAALTKLMKGRGEVVEVNMGRRDLPGWVVERGRKHGLTVAPEGARSLVDALGESPAALDSALEQLRGAFPAERITRQQVQSQFQGLGDQRVWDLCDRMFARDVPGSIRSLRSLLDGREDALVVLGGIASRLRDLLRVKSLPERMPPADMAKAAGLRFDWQVRRYRDQARRFSFDELLRFHGRVVDADRDLKSGGQGDVVLAALVSSVAGD; this comes from the coding sequence GTGAGCGACGCTCCCGGCCCGGTGCTGCTGTGGGGGGAGGACGTGTTCCTCCTCCGGGAGGCCGCCCTGGAGCGCCTGGCCGGCGTCCAGCCGGTCGAGATCGACGCGAGGGACTGGCAAGGCGGCGAGACGGCCGACCTGGCCACGCCCTCGCTGTTCGGCGAGCGCCGAGCGCTGCTCGTCACCGGGTGTCGCGCGCTTCCCGAGCACGCCCTCTCGGAGCTGGCCGCCTATCTGGGCGCGCCGGCTCCGGATGCCCAGCTGGTGCTCGTTGCCGACGTCGCCGAGCGAGGGAAGGCGCCCGCCGCATTGACCAAGCTGATGAAAGGGCGGGGCGAGGTGGTCGAGGTCAACATGGGCCGGAGGGACCTGCCGGGGTGGGTGGTCGAACGGGGCCGAAAGCACGGGCTCACGGTGGCACCGGAGGGCGCTCGCTCGCTGGTCGACGCGCTGGGGGAGTCGCCCGCCGCCCTCGACTCGGCCCTGGAGCAGTTGCGGGGCGCGTTCCCCGCCGAGCGGATCACGCGCCAGCAGGTCCAGTCACAGTTCCAGGGGCTCGGGGACCAACGCGTGTGGGACCTGTGCGACCGGATGTTCGCCCGGGACGTGCCGGGATCGATCCGGTCCCTGCGGTCACTGCTGGACGGCCGGGAGGACGCGCTCGTGGTCCTGGGCGGGATCGCCTCGCGCCTGAGGGACCTCCTTCGCGTGAAGTCGCTTCCGGAGCGCATGCCGCCGGCCGACATGGCCAAGGCGGCCGGGCTCCGATTCGACTGGCAGGTCCGCCGGTACCGGGACCAGGCCCGGCGGTTCAGCTTCGACGAGCTGCTGCGCTTCCACGGCCGGGTGGTGGACGCGGATCGTGACCTGAAAAGCGGCGGCCAGGGCGACGTGGTGCTGGCGGCGCTGGTCTCGTCGGTGGCCGGGGACTGA
- the rpsT gene encoding 30S ribosomal protein S20: protein MANIKSQIKRNRQNERRRMRNKSVRTALKTAAKKVRSAADGGEFDAARDGARAASQALDKAASKGAIHKRTAARRKSRLARLVARSEPAES, encoded by the coding sequence GTGGCGAACATCAAGTCCCAGATCAAGCGGAACCGCCAGAACGAGCGCCGGCGCATGCGCAACAAGTCGGTTCGCACTGCGCTGAAGACCGCCGCCAAGAAGGTCCGCTCAGCCGCGGACGGCGGCGAGTTCGATGCCGCCCGTGATGGCGCGCGGGCGGCCAGCCAGGCCCTCGACAAGGCGGCCTCCAAGGGCGCGATCCACAAGCGCACCGCCGCCCGCCGGAAGTCCCGCCTGGCCCGCCTCGTGGCCCGCTCCGAGCCGGCCGAGAGCTAG
- the hemW gene encoding radical SAM family heme chaperone HemW: MTGGPSTCAGIYVHVPFCLTRCGYCDFNAYAGLGHLATRYAEALKREAELAAPAWSTHRIGSVFFGGGTPTTLGPEALAALLAHLRRVFDVAPDAEITTEANPDTVDERVLEGLLGAGFTRLSMGVQSFDPAVLAALERVHGPQSARRAYAAARAAGFANVNLDLIYGAHGETLGSWRRTLDEAVAMRPEHLSCYALTIEPATPLGWKVKAGTVPPPDADLQAEMYDAACEALNTTGYRHYEVSNWARPGFECRHNLGYWQGRPYLGLGAGAHSYREGRRWWNLRPPAGYIGAVERGEHPVGGDEVLTPEEVRLEATFLRLRTTEGLPAGEVAPAAAAPFLEEGLLTRRNGHLVLTDRGMFLANDVALALADTPAQQPERGALAESF, encoded by the coding sequence ATGACCGGCGGCCCTTCGACATGCGCCGGGATCTACGTCCACGTTCCGTTCTGCCTGACCCGGTGCGGGTACTGCGACTTCAACGCGTACGCGGGGCTCGGGCACCTGGCGACCCGGTATGCGGAAGCGTTGAAGCGGGAAGCGGAGCTGGCGGCGCCCGCGTGGTCGACGCACCGCATCGGCTCGGTCTTCTTCGGCGGCGGTACGCCGACCACCCTTGGGCCTGAGGCCCTGGCGGCGCTGCTGGCGCATCTGCGACGCGTGTTCGACGTGGCGCCGGACGCGGAGATCACCACCGAGGCGAACCCGGACACGGTCGACGAACGCGTGTTGGAGGGGTTGCTCGGGGCCGGGTTCACGCGGCTGTCGATGGGGGTGCAGTCGTTCGATCCCGCGGTGCTCGCGGCGCTGGAGCGGGTGCACGGCCCCCAGTCCGCCCGGCGGGCGTACGCGGCGGCCCGCGCGGCCGGGTTCGCCAACGTCAACCTCGATCTGATCTACGGGGCCCACGGCGAGACGCTCGGCTCGTGGCGGCGAACGTTGGACGAGGCGGTCGCCATGCGCCCCGAGCATCTGTCCTGCTACGCCCTGACCATCGAGCCCGCCACGCCGCTCGGATGGAAGGTGAAGGCCGGCACGGTCCCGCCCCCCGACGCCGATCTCCAGGCCGAGATGTACGACGCGGCCTGCGAGGCGCTCAACACCACCGGCTACCGGCACTACGAGGTGTCCAACTGGGCCCGGCCCGGGTTCGAGTGCCGTCACAACCTGGGGTACTGGCAGGGCCGTCCCTACCTGGGGCTGGGGGCGGGGGCACATTCCTATCGGGAGGGACGCCGGTGGTGGAACCTCCGCCCGCCGGCGGGCTACATCGGGGCCGTAGAGCGGGGCGAGCATCCGGTGGGCGGCGACGAGGTCCTCACCCCCGAGGAGGTGCGCCTCGAGGCGACCTTCCTGAGGCTCCGCACCACCGAAGGGCTCCCCGCCGGCGAGGTCGCCCCGGCAGCCGCGGCCCCGTTCCTGGAAGAGGGGCTCCTCACCCGCCGGAACGGCCATCTGGTCCTGACCGACCGGGGCATGTTCCTGGCCAACGACGTCGCGCTGGCCCTGGCCGACACGCCGGCACAGCAGCCGGAACGCGGAGCGCTGGCCGAATCCTTCTAG